The stretch of DNA GGTAAAGTTCGCAAGCCCATATCCAACCGGGAGGCAGATAAGCCAATAAGCAATTAAGGTCATGATAAAGGCAAGATTGACATCTTTGTAGCCTCGTAATGCTGCTTGTGCAGTGGCTTGAATGGCATCACAAATCTGGAAGAACAACGCGAAAATCAAGAAGTGAGCTGTTAAGTTTATGACTTCTGTTTCATTCGAATAGAATCCTGCAACTTGGTACCGGAATAGAACTACGAAAACCCCTGTAATGATGGCAATTAAGATAGCCAAATAGATACCCAGCCAACTGTAGCTTTTTGCGTCTTTGTACCTTCCTGAACCTACCTCATATCCCACTAATACCGTTTGTGCCATTGAAATGCTAATCGGTATCATATATAGGAAAGAAACAATATTCAAGGCTGATTGATAGGCCGCAATCGTCGTAACATTAAATTTACTTAAAAGGATCGTTACTACTGCAAACATACTTGTTTCAAAGAATGTTGATAGTCCCATGGGAACACCAATCTTTAATATTTCTTTACACTCCTCAAATGAGAAGTGTCTTAGATTCTCGAAAACTGAAAAACTTGAAAAAGGGTCCTGTGTTTTAACTATGAACACCGTCATTGCGGTTATCACCCAATAGGTGATAGAAGTGGCATAGCCTGCTCCTGCGCCGCCAAGTTCGGGAAATCCCCAATATCCAAAGATTAACACATAATTCAAGAAGAAATTGATAGGTAAGGACAGAAGCAGGATATACATCACTACCCTTGTTTTTCCTAATGCATAAATAAAAGACCTTAGCACATTAAAAATAAATAAAGGAAGAATTCCGTAAGATAGCCCAGCCAAATAGTCAAAAGCCGTCTCATGAACGGCACTAGGAAGATTCATTTTATCCAGAATTGGATCAAGAAAGAAAACTCCAAGTACAATCACCACTAGTGCGATCATCAAGGAAAGATAAAGTCCATGTCGTACAACAGAAGCTACCTCCCTGCCCCGTTTTTCCCCAAATCGCTGAGCAGCTATCGGAGATACTGCCAGTAGAATCCCACTAATACCAGTAAAGATCGGGCTCCAGATCGAGGAACCAATTGCCACAGCAGCAAGATCAGAAGAACTGTACTTTCCAGACATGATGGTATTAAAAAATACCATCGAAAACATTCCAAGTTGTGTAATTAAGATAGGAATTAACATGACAAAAATTTGTTTTGTCTTTTCCTTTAATGTAAAAGTCTGATTCATATATTTACTCCTAAAAAACTGAAATGGAAAAGCCAAATATTCATTATACTCGATTTTTGCTACCAAGAGAATATTTGTTGCTCTAATCTAGTAAAAATTTTGTTGAAATAATTTGAAAAGTAATTTATAGAAATTTCGGATACCGTAGTATAATAATCTCGTTATTGATTAATCGAGAAACTGGTGAAGATACGTGCGCACATATAATGAAAGAATAAGTATTTATCATGGAATGGTTTCAACCATTGCGATTAACCTTGCAGGTAACTTTTATCCCATCTTCGCTATCTCAATACTGGGAGCAACCAATTACCAGGTTGGATTGATTAGTTCACTTCCCCCTTTAATTGCACTCGTGATGACAATACCTGCAGCCATTTTATTAAACCGTTTAGAGAGCCAGAAGAAAACGGTAGCGATGGCTGTTTTAGTGGCTCGCTTGTTATTTATACTGCTGATTGGTGTTGTTTATGTTTCCTCTCCTTACCAAGCATGGGCTTTTTTGATTATTATCGCGCTTATGAATATACCAGCCACCCTTTCCAACATAGGCTGGCAGACATTGATTAGCGGGATGATTAAAGACGAGCGAAGGGGAGTATTTTTTAGTGATCGTAACCGTTTGTTAACCATTGCCGGTATGATATCCACACTGGTCATCGGGATTATAATGAAAAATCAAACAACGAATGCCTCGGCATATCAATGGTTATTTTTCGTTGCCTTACTTTTTGGATTAGGAGAGGTATTTTTCTTAATGAAGCATAAGGAAAAAGTCCAACCCTCCACAAGTTTGAAAAAATCGTCTATGAATTGGTCCATTTTTAAAGACCATGGATACAAATGGTTCCTAATAGCAGCATTATGTTTTAATTTCACCTGGCAAATGTCTTGGGGAATCTTCAATATCTACAATGTCAGAATCGCAGAAGCTACTATTCTTTGGATTAGTATTTTTTCGGTTGCCAATCAAGTAGTTCAAATTTTCACCTTCCCTCTTTGGAAAAAGTGGGCAGAACAAAAGTCGAACACGTTAATGCTCGTTTGGGCTGCACTAGGAATGGCGCTCGTTCCATTTTTAACAATACTATCTACCAATCTATAT from Neobacillus sp. CF12 encodes:
- a CDS encoding MATE family efflux transporter; this encodes MNQTFTLKEKTKQIFVMLIPILITQLGMFSMVFFNTIMSGKYSSSDLAAVAIGSSIWSPIFTGISGILLAVSPIAAQRFGEKRGREVASVVRHGLYLSLMIALVVIVLGVFFLDPILDKMNLPSAVHETAFDYLAGLSYGILPLFIFNVLRSFIYALGKTRVVMYILLLSLPINFFLNYVLIFGYWGFPELGGAGAGYATSITYWVITAMTVFIVKTQDPFSSFSVFENLRHFSFEECKEILKIGVPMGLSTFFETSMFAVVTILLSKFNVTTIAAYQSALNIVSFLYMIPISISMAQTVLVGYEVGSGRYKDAKSYSWLGIYLAILIAIITGVFVVLFRYQVAGFYSNETEVINLTAHFLIFALFFQICDAIQATAQAALRGYKDVNLAFIMTLIAYWLICLPVGYGLANFTDLGATGYWLGLTVGLLAAGIALSWRLLYIQKYKFIDTQKLNAL
- a CDS encoding MFS transporter; this encodes MRTYNERISIYHGMVSTIAINLAGNFYPIFAISILGATNYQVGLISSLPPLIALVMTIPAAILLNRLESQKKTVAMAVLVARLLFILLIGVVYVSSPYQAWAFLIIIALMNIPATLSNIGWQTLISGMIKDERRGVFFSDRNRLLTIAGMISTLVIGIIMKNQTTNASAYQWLFFVALLFGLGEVFFLMKHKEKVQPSTSLKKSSMNWSIFKDHGYKWFLIAALCFNFTWQMSWGIFNIYNVRIAEATILWISIFSVANQVVQIFTFPLWKKWAEQKSNTLMLVWAALGMALVPFLTILSTNLYYLTAVSAISGFFISGVVLLLFNLLLEQSPVENRTYCITTYNVLLSFVAFIAPQIGILLLEGIGIQKSMELNSMLRIVSALVFLLMYAQTRKFKKVVLVKN